The sequence CGTCCACGATCCCCTGGGAGCCGCCCCGGGCGACGGGCCAGCCGCGGGTCATACCGAGGGCCCCGAAGATCAGGCCGAAGGCCGAGGTCAACAGGTGCGAGGGCGGCAGGATGGCGTGGATGGAGGATCCCGCGAACAGGGCCCGGGCCGGCTCGTCGCGGAAGATCGTGCGGCCGAGGGCCCCGGACGGCCAGAGCGCCCGCACCCCGAACCGGGCCATGCTGAGCAGGTGCGGAGGCAGGCGAACCAGGGATGGGCCGAGGATGTTCTCCAGGTGGGCGTCGATGTTGCCGGCCAGTGGCGCGTGCAGTCGCTGCCAGGCCGCTCCATCACGGCCCAGTCCACTGACCGTGGCCTCCATCGAGTCCTGCAGGAGGGCCGCTGGCCGCCCGTCGAGCGGGTGCGCCATCGGGTATTCGGGGTGGAGCCATTCCAGGCCGTGATCGGTCAGGCCCAGGTCGCGGAAGACGGGACTGGCCACGCCAAAGGAGTGTCCGGCGGCCCCCAGGTCCACGATCGTTCCCGGCCCCAGGAGGTCCGTCGACGCGGAGGCACCGCCGTAGGCGGAGTGGCGTTCATAGACGTCCACTGCCCAGCCAGCGCGAGCCAGCACGGCGGCGGCGGTGAGCCCGTTCGGCCCGGAGCCGACGACGACGGCCCGCCGGCCGCCGCTGGTACGCGCCGCGTGCGCACCGGCACTGTTCTGCCTGTACTGAGCCATGGAGTCTGCTTCCGTCCTTTGAAGATCCTGTGAATATCCTGCAGGGCCGGGATGAGACGTGGATGAGCCGTGGATGAGGTATCGATGAGCCCGGCTTCAGTCCTCGCTGGCCAGGTCCTGCGGATGGGTGGCTGGGTCCAGGGGCGCACCGGACTGGTACGCCGCACGGGCCAGTGTGTTCGAGGCCATGGAGGAGACGATCACCAGTGCGGCGATCGTCATGAGAGACACCAACAGCGTCCACCATTCGAAACCGTCCCGGCCCGTCAGGTGGACGAAGACGCCAATAACCGTCAGTGGCAGTCCCATGCCGGTGGCCGAAGAGAACACGTTCATCATCTGCAGAGCGTCCTTCGCCCGGAGCATGGCCACAGTGGAGAGCAACACCAACAGGGTCCCGCCGAGGATCAACACGGCCG comes from Citricoccus muralis and encodes:
- a CDS encoding cation:proton antiporter; protein product: MTGFEVYELVSAVLILGGTLLVLLSTVAMLRAKDALQMMNVFSSATGMGLPLTVIGVFVHLTGRDGFEWWTLLVSLMTIAALVIVSSMASNTLARAAYQSGAPLDPATHPQDLASED